The following proteins are encoded in a genomic region of Limanda limanda chromosome 22, fLimLim1.1, whole genome shotgun sequence:
- the LOC132996310 gene encoding trichohyalin-like: MPGKHKDSFKPGDLVFGKMKGFPHWPARVCKSDQGNKKRVPVFFFGTHQIGCVPVENVVPYVGNKIKYGSGVRIKGFTEGMWEIQNTPKIGTRGKIPLKTYTQTTPAKPTSAAKATQDKVKTSSQSKPVAVKVDSKVRASPIKASSQAETVPTRASSRSAPEKTAESTQTPEKTATDSSVTTRRRKVESEVTTSRDPPAGGSRIANTARDEKETTANVLKTKISTTTPSKVTAEKKTQGAVKALTTATDDKDKTEATSPTMTRSRKAEPKVVAEQLRKRTAGSPAAKPAAGKKAKNSATQVSSNNREQREQEEEKSAAESRGVKRRREKEEEIRKEKTTDEQTAEVKSSERQGVERKEEEKRKQDEGVEGKKDTMTTETQAMTTKPAEKEKEEKIMEGKKEERTIRETSAKIEGTRSTIDTEATKKEDEEKKKEEMRRMEEEQARKREEREQEVMKKVKVMVRIESLEELKRKTEGKKIGPMSEREGRTMTERKKEDEIKKQREEEKTRETTEREGRMTMRRTEGERGQEGKEELKKTEVKKTGEAVEKEGRMTRRTEREKGEKGQKEEMKKMEMKKTREERMTRRTEREEGNKEEMKKMEVKKTGETSEREGRMTKKAMREKGGEAKKEKMKKMEMKKTRGERMTRRTEREEGEKEEEKMKKMEVKKIRETSKREGRMSRRTEKEKTKYEDEEEKKEERTKTKEAEKKKQDGCEEGKKEEVMKNMVEDTAGETSEREGRMTRRTEREKEEAPKKEMKMNVKDTGETTEREERITRRTGEEGKKEEMKKKMAVQDTGETSEREGMPTKTTDEEEAKKEEMKKMEVKDTGEMFGKERRMTRRTEREEEKKEEMKKMEVKKTGERRMTRRTESEEEKKEEMKKMEVKKTGEGRMTRRTDREKGEEGKKEEMKKTEEDKTEETSEKGGRTTRSTEREKTKDIEEEEEKNEEETKRTEAEKKKQDGSIEGTKEEMKKTEEDKTEETSEKGGRTTRSTEREKTKDIEEEEEKITEAEKKKQARSIEGTKEEMKKTEEDKTEETSEKGGRTTRSTEREKTKDIEEEEEKNEEETKRTEAEKKKQDGSIEGTKEEMKKTEEDKTEETSEKGGRTTRSTEREKTKDIEEEEENNEEETKITEVEKKKQDGSIEGTKEEMKKTEEDKTEETSEKGRRTTRRTEREKTKHEVEEERKKMEEEKTGETSEREVRMMRRTERDTTNDEGEEKDVEKKKQEGGVEGKKEELQKTEEEKTGVTSDKGRRTTRSTERETSKHEGEEGRKKTEEEKTGETSEREVRMIKRTERDTTNDEETMTTREKEEVQKRKQDGDLEGKKEEMKKTEEEKTGETSERELRMTRRTEKEQTKDEGEEKEVKKKKVTVGVEREKEEMTKKMEEEKTVEKQERGGRTMRSTEMEKEKRKDEGKEGKEEATRRKKDLKKKQDVGIEGKKEETIKKKTEEEKTGELSVREVRTMRRTEREKMKDEGEEEEVDGGVKRKKEGMKKQTEEERTGDTSEKRGRTTRSREKEKTKDGEEEKEKGGSPVEEEQQRHLAAKREKLLKSLRGLIQEGGGATRRREKTKNTRVGDLAKNIEIKKRESQRSVKDLGKDEERKMEKTTDVKKNEMKTSDKKTTAEKAKSKTSGEVTTKEKQSGQKNEDKMNVEGKKNEGVIEKTGEEKKNEEMQQQKNEERKEERKIIGKIVKAKPGQGTKFQMKTMMGGTLAVALEDDKKKKEERTDKKIIEEKEKNSEKVTEKEKKSEDKKMELSSDVESVFERIRAMADDKKEKNTTEEEKKKGSDEEEKRKKSSDEEEKRKKSSDEEEKQKKSSDEEEKRKKSRDEEEKRKKSSDEEEKRKKSSDEEEKRKKSSDEEEKRKNSSDEEEKRKKSSDEEEKRKNSCDEEEKRKKSSDEEEKRKNSCDEEEKRKKSSDEEEKRKNSCDEEEKLKKSSEDEAALKKSEEEQKSKRATRKSQEEKKEKEVKKTRGQKKKEEKIEKEAQGKDEKTPDQAKKTEQTPQDEAETSKEAKPEKKSAEEKSDSARGKGVEVKKKKSSTMTLTDSTLHRIHGDIRISLKTDKPDLRKCLTALDQLSMVYVTSQHVQRHSELIATLRKMRSYRASQAVMDKSSMLYNRFKNTFLVGEGEEVVSAAFLRSLLEEKQREEAERAELCRREGGKEVKETSSNDGGGEEEEVQKENAPVDLS, from the exons ATGCCCGGGAAACACAAGGACAGCTTCAAACCAGGAGACCTGGTGTTCGGCAAGATGAAGGGCTTCCCTCATTGGCCAGCCAGG gtctgCAAGTCTGACCAGGGAAACAAGAAGCGAGTCCCGGTCTTCTTCTTCGGGACTCATCAGAT AGGATGTGTCCCCGTAGAGAATGTCGTTCCTTACGTCGGGAACAAGATAAAGTACGGCAGCGGCGTTCGCATCAAAGGCTTCACTGAGGGAATGTGGGAAATCCAGAACACACCCAAAATCGGGACTAGAGGCAAA ATACCACTAAAAACCTACACGCAGACGACACCTGCTAAACCGACGTCTGCAGCGAAAGCCACACAGGACAAAGTAAAAACTTCATCTCAGAGTAAACCCGTCGCTGTGAAGGTTGACAGTAAAGTTAGAGCTTCTCCGATCAAAGCTTCAAGTCAAGCAGAAACGGTTCCTACACGAGCCTCATCAAGATCCGCTCCAGAGAAAACGGCCGAGTCCACACAGACTCCTGAGAAGACTGCAACAGATTCCTCAGTGACGACGAGAAGAAGGAAGGTCGAGTCAGAGGTGACAACAAGCAGAGatccaccagcagggggcagcagaatTGCAAATACTGCAAGGGACGAAAAGGAG aCGACAGCAAAcgtgttgaaaacaaaaatctcTACAACGACCCCGAGCAAAGTTACAGCCGAGAAAAAAACTCAAGGTGCCGTCAAAGCTCTGACGACAGCGACAGACGACAAAGATAAAACCGAGGCGACAAGTCCCACTATGACCAGGAGCAGAAAAGCTGAGCCCAAG GTGGTTGCAGAGCAGCTCAGAAAGAGAACAGCTGGCAGTCCTGCAGCAAAACCTGCAG ctGGTAAGAAAGCGAAAAACTCTGCGACACAAGTGTCCAGTAATaacagagaacagagggaacaggaggaggagaagagtgcAGCAGAGAGTCGAGGAGttaagaggaggagagaaaaagaggaggagataagAAAAGAGAAGACGACGGACGAGCAAACAGCAGAGGTGAAGTCATCTGAGAGACAAGGAgtggaaagaaaggaagaggagaaaagaaaacaagatgaaGGTGTAGAAGGTAAGAAAGACACGATGACGACAGAAACTCAAGCAATGACGACGAAGCCGGccgagaaagaaaaggaggagaaaataatggaaggaaagaaagaggagaggacgaTCAGAGAAACAAGCGCAAAGATCGAAGGAACAAGAAGCACGATAGATACGGAGGCAACAAAGaaggaagatgaggaaaaaaagaaagaggagatgagaagaaTGGAGGAGGAACAAGCAAGGAAgcgggaagagagagagcaggaggtgatgaagaaaGTAAAGGTGATGGTGAGGATTGAAAGTCTGGAAGAGTTGAAGAGAAAGACGGAAGGGAAGAAAATTGGACCAatgtcagagagagaagggaggacgatgacggagaggaagaaagaagatgagatcaagaagcagagggaggaggagaaaacaagagaaacgacagagagagaagggcggatgacgatgaggagaacagagggagagagaggacaggagggaaaAGAAGAGTTGAAGAAGACAGAGGTGAAGAAAACTGGAGAAGCTGTGGAGAAAGAAGGGAGGATGACCAGgagaacggagagagagaaaggagagaagggacagaaagaagaaatgaagaagatggagatgaaaaaAACTAGAGAAGAGAGGATGACaagaagaacagagagagaggagggaaataaagaagagatgaagaagatggaggTTAAGAAAACTGGAGAAACGtcggagagagaagggaggatgACAAAGAAGGCcatgagagagaaaggaggagaggcaaagaaagaaaaaatgaagaagatggagatgaaaaaaactagaggagagaggatgacaagaagaacagagagagaggagggagagaaagaagaggaaaagatgaagaagatggaggTTAAGAAAATTAGAGAAACAtcgaagagagaaggaagaatgAGTAGGAGAACGGAGAAAGAGAAAACGAAatatgaagatgaggaggaaaagaaagaagagaggacaaagacaaaggaggcggagaagaaaaaacaggatGGAtgtgaagaaggaaagaaagaggaagtgatgaagaaTATGGTGGAGGACACAGCTGgagaaacatcagagagagaagggaggatgACAAGGAGAacggaaagagagaaagaggaggcacCGAAAAAAGAGATGAAGATGAACGTGAAGGATACTGGcgaaacaacagagagagaagagaggatcaccaggagaacaggagaggagggaaagaaagaagagatgaagaagaagatggcgGTGCAGGATACTGGTGAAACATCCGAGAGAGAAGGGATGCCGACAAAGACaacagatgaagaggaggcaaagaaagaagagatgaagaagatggaggtgaaggatactggagaaatgtttgGGAAAGAACGGAGGATGACAAGGAgaacagaaagagaggaggaaaagaaagaagagatgaagaaaatgGAAGTGAAGAAAACTGGAGAAAGGAGGATGACAAGGAGAACAGAAAgcgaggaggaaaagaaagaagagatgaagaaaatgGAAGTGAAGAAAACTGGAGAAGGGAGGATGACAAggagaacagacagagagaaaggagaggagggaaagaaagaagagatgaagaagacggAGGAAGACAAAACTGAAGAAACATCAGAGAAAGGGGGGAGGACGACAaggagcacagagagagagaaaacgaaGGAtatagaagaagaggaggaaaagaatgaagaggagacaaagagaacagaggcagagaagaagaaacaggatGGAAGTATAGAAGGAAcaaaagaagagatgaagaagaccGAGGAAGACAAAACTGAAGAAACATCAGAGAAAGGGGGGAGGACGACAaggagcacagagagagagaaaacgaaGGAtatagaagaagaggaggaaaagataaCAGAGgcggagaagaagaaacaggctCGAAGTATAGAAGGAACgaaagaagagatgaagaagacggAGGAAGACAAAACTGAAGAAACATCAGAGAAAGGGGGGAGGACGACAaggagcacagagagagagaaaacgaaGGAtatagaagaagaggaggaaaagaatgaagaggagacaaaaagaacagaggcagagaagaagaaacaggatGGAAGTATAGAAGGAACgaaagaagagatgaagaagacggAGGAAGACAAAACTGAAGAAACATCAGAGAAAGGGGGGAGGACGACAaggagcacagagagagagaaaacgaaGGAtatagaagaagaggaggaaaataatgaagaggagacaaagataacagaggtggagaagaagaaacaggatGGAAGTATAGAAGGAACgaaagaagagatgaagaagacggaggaagacaaaactgaagaaacatctgagaaaggaaggaggacgacaaggagaacagagagagagaaaacaaagcatgaggtagaagaagagaggaagaagatggaagaggagaaaactggAGAAACTTcggagagagaagtgaggatgatgaggagaaCCGAGAGGGATACAACTAAtgatgaaggagaggagaaggatgtggagaagaaaaaacaggaaGGGGGTGTCGAGGGGAAGAAAGAAGAGCTGCAGAagacggaggaagagaaaacTGGAGTAACATCAGACAAAGGAAGGAGGACGACAAGGAGCACAGAGAGGGAAACATCAAAGCAtgagggagaagaagggaggaagaagacagaggaggagaaaactggagaaacttcagagagagaagtgaggatGATAAAGAGAACCGAGAGGGATACAACTAATGATGAAGAAACGATGACAActagagagaaggaggaggtgcagaaaagaaaacaggatggAGATttagaaggaaagaaagaagagatgaagaagacagaggaggagaaaactggggaaacatcagagagagaatTGAGGATGACAAGGAGAACAGAGAAGGAACAAACAAAGGATGAAggcgaggagaaggaggtgaagaagaaaaaagtgaCTGTAGGTGTCGAGAGGGAAAAAGAAGAGATGACGAAGAagatggaagaggagaaaacggtagaaaagcaggagagaggaggaaggacgaTGAGGAGCACAGAAatggagaaggaaaaaagaaaggatgAAGGCAAGGAGGGAAAAGAAGAGGCAACAAGGAGAAAGAAGGATTTGAAGAAAAAACAGGATGTAGGTattgaaggaaagaaagaagagacgATAAAGAAGAAGACCGAAGAGGAGAAAACTGGAGAACTGTCTGTGAGAGAAGTGAGGACGATGAGGAGaaccgagagagagaaaatgaaggatgaaggagaggaggaggaagtggatggaggtgtaaagaggaagaaagaagggATGAAGAAGCAGACTGAAGAGGAGAGAACTGGAGATACctcagagaaaagagggagaacaactaggagcagagaaaaagagaaaacaaaggatggagaagaagaaaaggagaagggCGGATCTCCTGTGGAAGAGGAg caacagcgccacctggcgGCCAAGAGGGAGAAATTGTTAAAATCTCTGCGAGGTCTGatacaggagggaggaggagcgacgaggaggagggagaagacgaAGAACAC GAGAGTCGGGGACTTAGCAAAGAACATTGAGatcaaaaagagagaaagtcagAGGAGCGTGAAAGACCTTGGAAAGGACgaggagagaaagatggaaaaaacGACAGACGTTAAAAAGAACGAGATGAAGACGTCCGACAAAAAGACAACAGCGGAGAAGGCAAAGAGTAAAACATCAGGAGAAGTGACGAcgaaagaaaagcaaagtggACAAAAGAACGAAGACAAAATGAAtgtggaaggaaagaaaaacgaGGGCGTGATCGAGAAaacaggggaggagaagaagaacgaggaaatgcagcagcagaaaaatgaagaaaggaaggaggagagaaaaataatCGGAAAAATCGTGAAGGCGAAGCCTGGACAGGGAACaaagtttcagatgaagacgatGATGGGAGGAACACTGGCGGTGGCGTTGGAGgatgacaagaagaagaaagaggagaggacggacaaaaaaattatagaagagaaagaaaagaactcAGAAAAGGTgacggagaaagagaagaaatcgGAAGATAAAAAGATGGAATTGAGCTCAGATGTTGAGAGTGTTTTTGAAAGAATAAGAGCAATGGCggatgacaaaaaagaaaagaatacaacagaagaagagaaaaagaaaggcagtgatgaagaggagaaacgaAAGAagagcagtgatgaagaggagaaacgaAAGAagagcagtgatgaagaggagaaacaaaagaagagcagtgatgaagaggagaaacgaaagaagagcagagatgaagaggagaaacgaAAGAagagcagtgatgaagaggagaaacgaAAGAagagcagtgatgaagaggagaaacgaAAGAAGAgtagtgatgaagaggagaaacgaAAGAAtagcagtgatgaagaggagaaacgaAAGAagagcagtgatgaagaggagaaacgaAAGAACagctgtgatgaagaggagaaacgaAAGAagagcagtgatgaagaggagaaacgaAAGAACagctgtgatgaagaggagaaacgaAAGAagagcagtgatgaagaggagaaacgaAAGAACagctgtgatgaagaggagaaactAAAGAAGAGCAGTGAAGATGAGGCAGCGCTGAAGAAGAGCGAAGAAGAACAAAAATCAAAGAGAGCGACTCGGAAAtctcaggaggagaagaaggaaaaggaggtgaaaaaaacaagaggacagaagaagaaggaggagaagatcgAGAAGGAGGCGCAGGGGAAAGACGAGAAAACCCCAGATCAAGCGAAGAAGACGGAGCAGACGCCACAAGATGAGGCAGAAACCAGCAAAGAGGCaaaaccagagaagaagagcgCAGAAGAAAAGAGTGACTCAGCGAGAGGGAAGggggtggaggtgaagaagaagaagagttcgACCATGACGCTGACGGACTCGACTCTGCACAGAATCCACGGGGACATCAGGATTTCTCTGAAGACCGACAAGCcg GACCTGAGGAAGTGTCTGACGGCGTTGGATCAGCTCAGTATGGTTTACGTGACGTCTCAACACGTCCAGAGACACAGTGAGCTCATCGCCACGCTGAGAAAG atgcGTTCCTACAGAGCGAGCCAGGCCGTCATGGACAAGTCCTCCATGCTCTACAACCGCTTCAAGAACACCTTCCTGGTGGGGGAGGGCGAGGAGGTGGTGAGCGCCGCCTTCCTGCGctcgctgctggaggagaagcagcgggAGGAGGCCGAGAGGGCGGAGCtctgcaggagggagggagggaaggaggtgaaggagacgTCGAGTAACGacggaggaggggaggaagaagaggtgcagaaagaaaatg CTCCAGTGGACCTGTCCTGA
- the wdr55 gene encoding WD repeat-containing protein 55, protein MAAPAEHVETGSEATEPDKTEAPDTSSEPESSDCEPAAQDPDPGSDEDEDGEEPAVPRVLDTPEDIRLEAIANTVALHPTRDVLVCGDVDGDLYAYSYSCTEGENRELWSSGHHMKSCRQVRFTADGEKLYSVSRDKAVHLLDVERGQLVSRIRGAHGSPINCLQLVDENILATGDDGGTVKVWDMRKGEAFMDLKQHDDYISDIAVDQAKRILLTTSGDGTMGVFHLKRRRFELLSEVQSGDLTSVAVMKRGKKVACGSSEGTIYIFNWNGFGATSDRFALKAESVDCIVPINDNIMCTASMDGYIRAINLFPNRVIGCIGQHVGEPIEELATSHDSRFLVSSGHDQLIKFWDISTLPGTTVKEYRKRKKKDGRMKSLSKKAHGDNDFFSGLVEETEKKEEEEEEEEEEEDDSDSGSD, encoded by the exons atgGCGGCGCCCGCGGAACACGTTGAAACGGGTTCCGAAGCGACAGAACCGGACAAAACGGAAGCTCCAGACACTTCCAGTGAGCCGGAATCCTCAGACTGTGAGCCCGCAGCTCAGGACCCGGACCCGGGCTCCGATGAGGACGAGGACGGAGAAGAGCCGGCGGTCCCGAGGGTCCTGGACACCCCGGAGGACATCCGCCTGGAGGCGATCGCCAACACGGTGGCGCTGCACCCGACCCGGGACGTGCTGGTGTGCGGGGACGTGGACGGGGACCTGTACGCCTACTCGTACTCGTGCACGGAGGGGGAGAACCGGGAGCTGTGGTCCTCGGGGCATCACATGAAGTCCTGCCGCCAGGTTCGCTTCACCGCGGACGGAGAGAAGCTGTACAGCGTGTCCCGGGACAAGGCCGTGCACCTGCTGGACGTGGAGCGGGGGCAGCTGGTGTCCCGGATCCGAGGGGCCCACGGCTCGCCCATCAACTGCCTGCAGCTGGTGGACGAGAACATCCTGGCGACCGGAGACGATGGAGGAACCGTGAAG gtgtgGGACATGAGGAAAGGGGAGGCGTTCATGGATCTGAAACAACACGACGATTACATCAGTGACATCGCTGTGGACCAGGCCAAGAGGATCCTGCTCACCACCAG TGGGGACGGTACCATGGGCGTCTTCCACCTCAAGAGGCGGCGCTTTGAGCTGCTGTCGGAGGTCCAGAGCGGCGATCTGACCTCGGTGGCCGTGATGAAGCGGGGGAAGAAGGTGGCGTGCGGCTCCAGCGAGGGGACCATCTACATCTTCAACTGGAACGGCTTCGGCGCCACCAGCGACCGCTTCGCTCTCAAGGCCGAGTCGGTGGACTGCATCGTCCCCATCAACGACAACATCATGTGCACCGCCTCCATGGACGGGTACATCCG AGCCATCAACCTCTTTCCTAACCGGGTCATCGGCTGCATCGGGCAGCACGTCGGCGAACCCATCGAAGAACTTGCCACGTCCCACGACTCCCGCTTCCTGGTCAGCAGCGGTCACGACCAGCTCATCAAGTTCTGGGACATTTCCACTTTACCCGGCACGACCGTCAAAGAATACcgcaagaggaagaagaaggacggACGAATGAAGTCTCTCTCTAAGAAAGCCCACGGAGACAACGACTTCTTCTCAGGACTTGtagaggaaacagagaagaaggaggaggaagaggaagaagaggaggaggaagaggatgataGTGACAGTGGCagcgattaa